From the Bermanella sp. WJH001 genome, one window contains:
- a CDS encoding transposase: MPKPRKEQVSLEATPYYHCVSRCVRKAFLCGFDHQSDVSYEHRRAWLENELLNQAQVFAIDIAAYAIMSNHYHVVLHINQNQAKNWSFDEVIHRWHKLYKGNVLSKRYLNDPNFSKAEFEKLKEFVEIWRLRLMDIGWFIGRLNEKIARQANYEDRCTGRFWEGRFKSQALLDEKALAACMAYVDLNPVRAKMAKTPETSEHTSVKVRAEKAKSTYQPNHPNQQADKLMPFVGNPRNNMQTGVPFRLTDYLALIDLTGRAIREDKRGYIERHQPEILMRLGIETNNWLTMTKEFEKSFKDLVGEPNILNKATKLLNRKRRPAFKNCEIFLA, from the coding sequence ATGCCTAAACCACGGAAGGAACAGGTTAGTCTCGAAGCTACCCCATATTATCACTGCGTTTCACGCTGTGTGCGTAAAGCGTTTTTATGTGGTTTTGATCATCAAAGTGATGTTAGCTACGAACATCGCCGTGCATGGCTAGAAAATGAGTTATTAAATCAAGCTCAAGTATTTGCTATTGATATTGCAGCTTACGCCATTATGTCCAATCACTATCATGTGGTTTTGCATATCAATCAAAACCAAGCAAAAAATTGGAGTTTCGATGAGGTGATCCATCGCTGGCATAAGCTCTACAAAGGTAATGTACTAAGTAAACGTTATTTAAATGACCCAAATTTTTCGAAAGCCGAATTTGAAAAGCTAAAAGAGTTTGTTGAAATATGGCGTTTACGATTAATGGATATTGGTTGGTTTATTGGTCGCTTAAACGAGAAGATCGCCCGCCAAGCCAATTATGAAGATCGCTGTACAGGGCGATTCTGGGAAGGTCGCTTTAAATCGCAAGCGCTTCTCGATGAAAAAGCATTAGCCGCGTGTATGGCCTATGTGGATTTAAACCCAGTGCGAGCTAAAATGGCAAAAACCCCTGAAACATCTGAGCATACATCCGTCAAAGTGCGTGCAGAAAAAGCAAAATCCACCTACCAGCCCAACCACCCAAACCAGCAAGCGGATAAACTTATGCCATTTGTCGGCAACCCCAGAAACAATATGCAAACGGGCGTGCCCTTTCGTTTAACGGATTATTTAGCGTTAATAGATTTAACTGGGCGAGCCATCCGTGAAGATAAACGGGGTTATATTGAGCGACATCAACCTGAGATTTTAATGCGGTTAGGTATCGAGACAAATAATTGGCTAACCATGACAAAAGAATTTGAAAAAAGCTTTAAAGATTTGGTGGGCGAACCTAATATTCTTAATAAAGCGACCAAGTTGCTTAACCGAAAGCGACGACCGGCCTTTAAAAACTGTGAAATATTTTTGGCTTAA
- a CDS encoding BLUF domain-containing protein, giving the protein MSGYLQQVIEGKETDIDQLFDNIIRGKTHSGVIRLLKEPIEQRNFSNWSMGFKNLSLEYIDGFTNFLSATPEDTLLPGKAKVMLLSFKNI; this is encoded by the coding sequence GTGTCTGGATATTTGCAGCAAGTAATTGAAGGTAAAGAAACTGATATTGACCAGTTATTTGACAATATAATTCGGGGTAAAACTCACAGCGGAGTGATTCGCCTGCTAAAAGAGCCAATAGAGCAGAGAAACTTTTCAAATTGGTCCATGGGTTTTAAAAATCTTTCATTAGAATATATAGACGGTTTTACAAATTTTTTATCGGCTACACCTGAAGATACTCTGTTGCCTGGAAAAGCAAAAGTGATGCTATTGAGCTTTAAGAACATATAA
- a CDS encoding DUF1761 domain-containing protein, with translation MNFIEQLQNLNYIAITIATIASYVLGFVWYHWAVFGEAWADALSISKEDADNTEGLGGAFVISLVSGLSKTFFMALLMSLTGISGFLSGLCFGAVVATVFTGTSIGYYNGFARTPSKLTFINSAHSVVELCLIGAIVGLFS, from the coding sequence ATGAATTTTATTGAACAGTTACAAAACTTAAACTACATCGCGATTACAATCGCAACCATTGCGAGTTATGTGCTTGGTTTTGTCTGGTACCATTGGGCCGTTTTTGGTGAAGCATGGGCAGATGCATTAAGTATTAGTAAAGAAGATGCGGATAATACCGAAGGTCTTGGTGGCGCTTTTGTCATTTCTTTAGTGTCTGGGTTAAGCAAAACCTTTTTTATGGCATTGCTGATGTCACTTACCGGTATATCTGGTTTTTTAAGTGGGTTATGTTTTGGGGCGGTTGTTGCAACTGTATTTACGGGTACATCAATAGGTTACTATAATGGGTTTGCTCGTACACCCTCAAAGTTAACCTTTATTAATTCGGCGCATAGCGTTGTTGAGCTTTGTTTGATTGGTGCAATTGTTGGTTTATTTTCTTAA
- a CDS encoding DUF6435 family protein, protein MLSLFKKDPVKKLKKAYMAKLEQAMLAQRNGDIKTYSQLSTEAEAINAQITKLQTQP, encoded by the coding sequence ATGCTGTCATTATTCAAGAAAGACCCTGTGAAAAAACTAAAGAAGGCCTATATGGCCAAACTAGAACAAGCCATGTTGGCTCAAAGAAATGGCGATATTAAAACTTATTCCCAACTAAGCACCGAAGCTGAGGCCATCAACGCACAAATCACTAAACTACAAACACAGCCTTAA
- a CDS encoding DASH family cryptochrome, with protein MTRAAYWFTQDLRIEDNSALQAVLARAHDVAFVYVLNPADFEPRDYQVKAMGLNRWRFLCEALTDLNRQLYRRGHCLTLLVGEPNEAISQFIRQYNVQTLGVAHQVGWYEQQALANIEKQHADLAIVRRWNATLFTADEIESGPLGSFSRFRNTMEKKGTPVSSIVPVMPQPWPAPYTGDVVTGRHEAFVSQLHQYESDVQQGKIDSSGDSQLEFVGGESHALKHLQTYFESRQADTYKQTRNELDDWLSSTKFSPYLALGNISPKQIWQRLKQYEHEHGANDSTYWIGFELLWREYFQWLLLQNGKRSFAFQGCAKDKPLTSFYPERFAKWCKGETPYPLVNACMHQLNITGYMSNRGRQIVASCLVNELALDWRYGAAYFQQQLLDYDVASNWGNWQYIAGVGADPRGGRHFNLEKQTQLYDPRGLFINKWNGQGTLMPLDSVDAADWPI; from the coding sequence ATGACACGTGCTGCCTATTGGTTTACACAAGATCTGCGTATTGAGGATAACTCAGCCCTACAGGCGGTGTTAGCCCGCGCCCATGACGTGGCCTTTGTTTATGTACTTAACCCTGCGGATTTTGAGCCACGTGACTATCAAGTAAAAGCCATGGGTTTAAACCGTTGGCGGTTTTTATGTGAGGCGCTAACTGATCTTAACAGACAGTTGTACCGGCGCGGTCATTGTTTGACCTTATTGGTAGGTGAGCCCAATGAAGCAATCTCACAATTTATTCGCCAGTATAATGTGCAAACCCTTGGGGTGGCCCATCAAGTGGGTTGGTATGAGCAACAAGCCCTTGCCAATATTGAAAAGCAGCATGCAGATCTTGCCATTGTACGTCGATGGAATGCCACTTTATTTACTGCTGATGAAATTGAGTCTGGCCCGCTGGGTTCGTTTTCTCGCTTTCGCAATACCATGGAAAAAAAAGGCACGCCGGTATCGTCTATTGTACCGGTCATGCCTCAGCCTTGGCCTGCTCCTTATACTGGGGATGTTGTTACTGGTAGACATGAAGCGTTTGTCAGTCAATTGCATCAATATGAAAGTGACGTTCAACAGGGGAAAATCGACTCAAGTGGTGATTCACAGCTTGAGTTTGTAGGTGGTGAAAGCCACGCTTTAAAGCATCTGCAAACCTATTTTGAGTCTCGTCAAGCCGATACCTACAAACAAACCCGCAATGAACTGGACGACTGGCTAAGTTCCACCAAATTCAGCCCTTACCTGGCCCTTGGTAATATTTCCCCTAAACAAATCTGGCAGCGCCTTAAACAATATGAACATGAACACGGTGCCAACGACTCCACTTACTGGATTGGCTTTGAACTATTATGGCGCGAATATTTTCAATGGTTGTTATTGCAAAATGGTAAGCGCAGCTTTGCGTTTCAAGGTTGTGCCAAAGACAAACCCTTAACCAGTTTTTACCCAGAGCGCTTTGCTAAATGGTGCAAAGGGGAAACCCCCTACCCATTAGTCAATGCGTGTATGCATCAATTAAATATCACCGGCTATATGTCGAATCGCGGTCGTCAAATTGTGGCCAGTTGTTTGGTGAATGAGTTGGCATTGGATTGGCGTTATGGGGCGGCGTATTTTCAGCAGCAGTTGTTGGATTATGACGTGGCATCTAACTGGGGGAATTGGCAATACATTGCAGGTGTAGGTGCGGACCCAAGAGGTGGGCGTCACTTTAATTTAGAAAAACAAACACAACTTTATGATCCAAGGGGCCTATTCATTAATAAGTGGAATGGCCAAGGTACGCTTATGCCGCTGGATTCTGTGGACGCAGCTGATTGGCCCATTTGA
- a CDS encoding DUF2256 domain-containing protein, translating to MKKQHLPSKICVVCQRPFSWRKKWERDWPQVKYCSKRCAGQSSNNKLHQGVES from the coding sequence ATGAAAAAACAGCATCTACCTTCTAAAATATGTGTGGTGTGCCAGCGGCCATTTAGCTGGCGTAAAAAGTGGGAGCGGGATTGGCCACAGGTAAAATATTGCTCCAAACGGTGCGCAGGGCAGTCATCTAACAATAAACTTCATCAAGGCGTTGAATCATGA
- a CDS encoding cryptochrome/photolyase family protein: MKSKYHTLRLILGDQLNAQHSWFKTKDDKTLYVLAELHQEAQYVLHHIQKISAFFCAMEQFASGLKKAGYQVLHLNLDDTQEFATLPDLINSLVSQYKIQRFEYQLADEYRLREQINHIVNQFNIENQAYETEHFYLNQADCEQDFKKGKRHRMEAFYRKMRKRFNILMHGDEPVGGQWNYDGENRNKLKAADFSHVPKPLVFNNDVRDILTRIKRHKIPTIGVETPDLLWPVNRQQANELLDYFCEHGLSHFGQFQDAMTSQLDKSEPEHAHEKRQWSLYHSRLSFALNAKMISPVKVVSQALAHYQKNKDTISLAQIEGFVRQILGWREFIRGIYWANMPEYAQLNALSATRDLPSWFWTGNTHMNCLKQAITQSLDYAYAHHIQRLMITGNFSLLAGINPDQVDQWYLGIYIDAIEWVEMPNTRGMSQFADGGIVGSKAYAASGNYVKKMSDYCSDCRYKVTEQTGHHACPLNALYWRFMDEHHQTFTTNPRNKMVYSNWLKKPSDQRDAILQHANASLINIEQL; this comes from the coding sequence ATGAAATCCAAGTACCACACACTTCGTCTGATTTTAGGTGACCAACTTAACGCACAGCATTCCTGGTTTAAAACCAAGGATGATAAAACTCTTTATGTATTAGCCGAGCTGCACCAAGAAGCGCAATACGTGCTCCACCATATTCAAAAAATCAGTGCGTTTTTTTGTGCCATGGAGCAATTTGCCAGCGGCTTAAAAAAAGCAGGTTACCAAGTGTTGCACTTAAACTTGGATGATACCCAAGAGTTTGCAACCTTGCCTGATTTAATTAATTCGTTAGTTTCTCAATATAAAATTCAACGCTTTGAATATCAGTTGGCCGATGAATATCGGTTGCGCGAACAAATCAACCACATTGTGAACCAGTTTAATATTGAAAACCAAGCCTATGAAACTGAGCACTTTTATTTAAACCAAGCGGATTGTGAACAAGATTTTAAAAAAGGAAAGCGCCATCGTATGGAAGCGTTTTACCGCAAAATGCGTAAACGCTTTAATATATTAATGCACGGTGATGAGCCGGTAGGTGGGCAGTGGAATTACGATGGTGAAAACCGCAATAAATTAAAAGCCGCTGATTTCTCCCATGTGCCCAAACCCTTGGTATTTAATAATGATGTGCGGGATATTTTAACGCGCATTAAGCGCCACAAGATTCCCACCATAGGCGTCGAAACACCGGATTTACTGTGGCCAGTGAATCGTCAGCAGGCCAACGAGTTGCTGGATTATTTTTGTGAGCATGGTTTGAGTCATTTTGGCCAGTTTCAAGATGCCATGACATCACAACTTGATAAAAGTGAACCAGAGCACGCCCATGAAAAACGACAATGGAGTTTGTATCACAGCCGTTTGTCGTTTGCGCTGAATGCAAAAATGATCAGTCCGGTAAAAGTGGTGTCACAGGCATTAGCCCATTACCAAAAAAATAAAGACACCATCAGCTTGGCGCAAATAGAAGGGTTTGTAAGACAAATTCTAGGCTGGCGAGAATTTATTCGCGGGATTTATTGGGCCAACATGCCAGAGTATGCCCAACTGAATGCTTTGTCGGCCACGCGGGATTTACCCAGCTGGTTTTGGACAGGTAACACCCATATGAACTGCCTTAAGCAGGCCATTACTCAATCTTTAGATTATGCCTATGCTCATCATATTCAGCGTTTAATGATTACAGGTAACTTTAGTTTATTGGCGGGCATTAACCCCGACCAAGTGGATCAATGGTATTTAGGCATTTACATTGACGCCATTGAATGGGTAGAAATGCCCAATACCCGCGGCATGAGCCAATTTGCCGATGGTGGCATTGTGGGGTCAAAAGCCTATGCGGCCAGTGGCAACTATGTGAAAAAAATGAGTGATTATTGCAGTGACTGTCGTTACAAGGTCACCGAGCAAACCGGCCATCATGCTTGCCCGTTAAACGCCTTGTATTGGCGGTTTATGGATGAACATCACCAAACCTTTACCACCAACCCCAGAAACAAAATGGTCTATTCCAACTGGCTTAAAAAGCCCTCTGATCAACGGGATGCCATTTTGCAGCATGCTAATGCCAGCTTGATCAACATTGAGCAATTATGA
- a CDS encoding FMN-binding glutamate synthase family protein, producing MTIMQKTLLLIATLGNALTAFWVWLNPSALSYSFLAFTVIYSVIGIHDVLLSKHTLNRLYPVVAYIRYFLESFRAEIQQYFIASNTEELPFNREQRSLVYQRAKNERDTIAFGTQRNLLEDNYLSLWQSLHVKTVSEQNKRIVFGGDDCTQPYSAAYLNISAMSYGSLSPNAIEALNLGAKIGGFYHNTGEGGVSPYHLKHGGDLVWQIGSGLFGCRTHSGEFDAAKFKQTATLPNIKMIEIKLSQGAKPGHGGVLPKSKINDEIAAIRGVPQDQDCISPANHPMAHSPKALLSFIKQLRTLSEGKPIGFKLCVGNPAEFLSICKAMLETNILPDFITIDGSEGGTGAAPVEFSNRLGMTCLEAVYLINSALIGCGLRDKIKIIASGKTASSFDLLSKLAAGADTVNAARTMMMALGCIQSRSCNTNHCPTGIATQDPARGRALDVNIKSQRVANFQRNTLHNFYELVGSMGLEDPKALTPNMIKRRTPNALSVSMGAIVPILKDNALVNSQPIDEPWKNWWNSASSEEYYVPDNHVLGSPELALKVV from the coding sequence ATGACCATCATGCAAAAAACGTTATTACTCATAGCAACCTTGGGTAATGCATTAACCGCATTCTGGGTTTGGCTAAACCCAAGCGCCCTCTCATACAGTTTTTTAGCTTTCACTGTGATCTACAGCGTGATTGGTATACACGATGTCTTGTTGAGCAAACACACGCTTAATCGTCTATACCCAGTTGTGGCTTATATTCGTTATTTTTTAGAATCCTTTCGCGCTGAAATACAACAGTACTTTATTGCCAGCAATACCGAAGAATTACCCTTTAACCGCGAACAACGTTCACTGGTGTATCAGCGCGCCAAAAACGAGCGCGACACCATTGCCTTTGGAACACAGCGTAATTTATTAGAAGACAATTATTTAAGCCTATGGCAAAGCCTTCATGTTAAAACCGTCAGCGAGCAAAATAAACGCATCGTATTTGGTGGTGATGATTGCACACAGCCTTACAGTGCGGCTTACTTAAACATCAGCGCCATGAGTTACGGCTCGTTAAGCCCTAACGCCATCGAAGCATTAAACCTTGGAGCAAAAATCGGTGGGTTCTATCACAACACAGGTGAAGGTGGCGTCAGCCCTTATCATTTAAAACACGGCGGCGACTTGGTTTGGCAAATAGGTTCGGGGTTATTTGGCTGTCGCACACACAGTGGTGAGTTTGATGCGGCTAAATTTAAACAAACCGCCACCCTGCCCAATATAAAAATGATCGAAATTAAATTAAGCCAAGGGGCAAAACCCGGTCATGGTGGTGTTTTACCTAAATCAAAAATAAATGATGAAATTGCAGCCATTCGTGGTGTGCCTCAAGATCAAGATTGCATCTCACCGGCTAACCACCCTATGGCCCATTCACCAAAAGCATTATTAAGTTTTATTAAACAGCTGCGCACCTTAAGTGAAGGCAAACCCATTGGGTTTAAATTATGTGTGGGTAACCCTGCTGAATTTTTAAGCATCTGCAAAGCCATGTTAGAAACCAATATCTTGCCCGACTTCATCACCATTGACGGTTCCGAAGGAGGCACAGGAGCAGCGCCCGTTGAATTTAGTAATCGTTTAGGCATGACATGCCTTGAAGCGGTTTACTTAATTAACAGTGCGTTAATTGGTTGCGGCCTGCGCGATAAAATTAAAATTATTGCATCCGGTAAAACCGCATCCAGTTTTGACCTATTAAGTAAACTGGCAGCCGGAGCGGATACCGTCAATGCTGCGCGTACCATGATGATGGCCCTAGGGTGCATTCAATCACGCAGTTGCAATACCAACCATTGTCCAACAGGCATTGCCACCCAAGACCCAGCACGTGGGCGCGCACTCGATGTAAACATTAAAAGCCAGCGGGTTGCCAACTTTCAGCGCAACACACTGCATAATTTTTATGAATTAGTAGGCAGCATGGGGTTAGAAGACCCGAAAGCATTAACACCTAATATGATCAAACGCCGAACGCCCAATGCTTTGAGCGTATCCATGGGTGCGATTGTGCCTATATTGAAAGACAACGCGTTGGTCAACAGCCAGCCAATTGATGAGCCCTGGAAAAACTGGTGGAACAGCGCCAGCAGCGAAGAATATTACGTACCGGACAACCATGTATTAGGTTCACCAGAGTTAGCCCTTAAGGTGGTTTAA
- a CDS encoding AraC family transcriptional regulator produces the protein MASIGTHYILTAIGGAKAKGIDTRALLKKYRIPEKPLKDPKARFGVDLVAKLYAGIALELNDEFMGFTEKPIKVGTFELMAEWVSHSQTLEELLQKGIRFYNQITDEVHMSLDIEDDHVYFTSEFRRPELDFEHFYVEYWHVIWHRFASWYIGKPIKLLGAYINYTPLDRDEFDLLFRCPTYLKSKYNRLVFHKKYLQEPLIKSQGDLQVFLRRAPIDMLTIPGEDTSLTALIKQQLDPRPFKEDDILNLPTSEELAKSLAMSEQTLRRKLNAEGSNYQQIKDSLRQELANKLLGKRAISIAKISKQLNFSEPRAFTRAFKQWSGYTPKEYRQQKLMRSK, from the coding sequence ATGGCAAGCATTGGCACCCATTATATTCTCACTGCAATCGGCGGTGCCAAAGCCAAGGGCATAGATACCCGCGCCCTGTTAAAAAAATACCGCATTCCTGAAAAACCGTTAAAAGACCCAAAGGCTCGCTTTGGTGTGGACCTTGTGGCCAAACTGTACGCTGGCATCGCCCTTGAACTTAATGACGAATTCATGGGGTTTACCGAAAAGCCTATTAAAGTAGGCACGTTTGAGTTAATGGCCGAATGGGTCAGCCACAGCCAAACCCTTGAAGAGCTATTGCAAAAAGGCATTCGCTTTTACAACCAAATCACTGACGAAGTACACATGTCATTAGACATTGAAGACGACCACGTGTATTTCACCAGTGAATTTCGCCGCCCCGAATTAGATTTTGAACATTTTTATGTGGAGTACTGGCACGTCATCTGGCATCGCTTTGCCAGCTGGTATATTGGTAAACCCATTAAACTATTGGGTGCTTATATTAATTACACGCCACTGGATCGCGACGAGTTTGATTTACTATTTCGCTGCCCTACTTATTTAAAAAGTAAATACAACCGTTTGGTCTTTCATAAAAAGTATCTACAAGAACCGCTCATAAAATCTCAAGGGGACTTACAAGTATTTTTACGTCGCGCCCCTATTGATATGCTCACCATTCCCGGTGAAGACACCAGCTTAACTGCCCTCATCAAACAACAGTTAGACCCACGACCCTTTAAAGAGGATGACATACTCAACCTGCCAACCTCAGAAGAACTGGCAAAATCCCTTGCCATGAGCGAGCAAACCTTAAGGCGTAAACTCAATGCTGAAGGCAGTAACTACCAACAAATAAAAGATAGCCTGCGACAAGAACTGGCCAATAAGTTATTGGGCAAACGTGCCATCAGCATTGCTAAAATATCCAAGCAGTTAAACTTTAGTGAACCTCGGGCCTTTACCCGTGCCTTTAAACAATGGAGCGGGTACACTCCTAAAGAATATCGCCAACAAAAATTAATGCGCAGTAAATAA
- the rlmE gene encoding 23S rRNA (uridine(2552)-2'-O)-methyltransferase RlmE, protein MARSKTSKKWLDEHVNDPYVKRAQIDGYRSRASYKLIEINEKDKLIRPGNVVMDLGSAPGGWSQIVAPWVGDKGRTIASDILPMDALAGVTFIQGDFTEEAVFDEIMASINGEPVDVVISDMAPNISGVNATDQYSSMYLVELALDMARSVLKPGGHFCAKVFQGVGYEEYLKDVRSSFDKVLIRKPAASRPRSREVYIVGKGFKGQ, encoded by the coding sequence ATGGCCAGATCCAAGACCAGCAAAAAGTGGTTAGATGAGCACGTTAACGACCCTTACGTTAAACGCGCTCAAATCGACGGCTACCGTTCACGCGCCAGTTACAAACTCATTGAGATCAACGAAAAAGACAAACTCATTCGCCCAGGCAATGTGGTGATGGATTTGGGCTCAGCCCCAGGAGGTTGGTCTCAAATTGTGGCCCCATGGGTGGGCGATAAAGGGCGCACCATTGCATCCGATATCCTGCCAATGGATGCCCTAGCGGGTGTTACTTTTATTCAAGGTGACTTTACCGAAGAAGCCGTATTTGATGAGATTATGGCCAGCATTAACGGTGAACCTGTGGACGTGGTGATCTCAGACATGGCCCCTAACATCAGTGGTGTAAATGCCACTGACCAATACTCATCTATGTACTTAGTTGAACTTGCCCTTGATATGGCCCGCAGCGTGCTCAAACCTGGTGGTCATTTTTGTGCCAAAGTTTTCCAAGGTGTGGGTTATGAAGAATACTTAAAAGACGTGCGTAGCTCGTTTGATAAAGTGCTGATTCGTAAACCGGCCGCCTCTCGTCCACGCTCGCGCGAAGTGTATATCGTGGGCAAGGGCTTTAAAGGCCAATAA
- a CDS encoding NAD(P)/FAD-dependent oxidoreductase: MIRITELALPLDHPQDAIEAALLKRLGIKKADLIDLLVFKRSYDARKKNTEIKFVYILDVTLKDDVEAQVLAKFADDAHVKPAPDTNYYPVPAAPADLTERPVVIGFGPCGLYAALTLAQAGYKPIVLERGKEVRARTKDTWALWRKHELNTESNVQYGEGGAGLFSDGKLYSQIKDPKFYGRKVMHEFVRAGAPEEIMYVSKPHIGTFRLTGVVSKMREEIKALGGEVRFESKVTDIQIEDGRITQVGLANGETINSRYVVLALGHSARDTFRLLHKKGVFIEAKPFAIGFRVEHPQSLIDTARLGKYAGHPELGAADYKVIHHAKNGRAVYSFCMCPGGTVVAATSEEGRVVTNGMSQYSRNERNANSGIVVGIHPEKDFPGGPLAGVELQEKLESHAFEMGGRDYSAPGQLVGDFVKGKASTQLGEVEPSYKPGIKLTDLADALPSYAIEAMREAFPAFGKKIRGFDRPDAILTGIETRTSSPIRITRDNDTLQSLNTRGLYPAGEGAGYAGGILSAGVDGIKVAEALVRDMLADLNGEQKGDVK, from the coding sequence ATGATTCGTATTACAGAATTAGCACTGCCCCTTGATCATCCACAAGACGCCATTGAAGCCGCGCTTTTAAAACGCCTTGGTATCAAAAAAGCCGATCTCATCGACTTATTAGTATTCAAACGCAGCTACGATGCCCGTAAAAAGAACACCGAAATTAAGTTTGTTTACATTTTAGATGTCACCTTAAAAGATGATGTCGAAGCCCAAGTGCTGGCTAAATTTGCCGACGATGCCCACGTGAAACCGGCACCGGATACCAACTACTACCCAGTGCCAGCGGCACCAGCAGATTTAACCGAGCGCCCTGTGGTCATTGGTTTTGGCCCCTGTGGTTTATACGCAGCGCTGACGTTAGCTCAAGCCGGTTACAAACCCATTGTATTAGAGCGTGGTAAAGAAGTGCGCGCCCGTACCAAAGACACTTGGGCGCTTTGGCGTAAACACGAATTAAATACCGAATCTAACGTGCAGTACGGTGAAGGTGGCGCGGGTTTATTTTCTGATGGCAAGCTTTACAGCCAAATCAAAGACCCTAAATTTTATGGCCGTAAAGTCATGCATGAATTTGTGCGTGCAGGTGCCCCAGAAGAAATCATGTATGTGAGCAAACCTCACATTGGTACCTTCCGTTTAACCGGCGTGGTATCCAAAATGCGCGAAGAGATCAAAGCCCTTGGTGGTGAAGTACGCTTTGAAAGCAAAGTCACTGATATTCAAATTGAAGATGGCCGTATTACCCAAGTGGGTTTAGCAAACGGTGAAACCATCAACAGCCGATATGTGGTGTTAGCTCTTGGCCACAGTGCCCGTGATACCTTCCGTTTGTTGCATAAAAAAGGTGTGTTCATTGAAGCTAAACCATTTGCTATTGGCTTTAGGGTTGAGCATCCACAATCATTGATCGACACCGCCCGTTTAGGTAAATACGCTGGCCACCCAGAGCTGGGCGCGGCGGATTATAAAGTGATTCACCACGCTAAAAATGGCCGCGCGGTTTACAGCTTTTGTATGTGCCCAGGGGGCACAGTGGTAGCGGCCACATCAGAAGAGGGTCGTGTGGTTACCAACGGCATGAGCCAATATTCCCGTAATGAGCGCAACGCCAACTCAGGTATTGTGGTGGGCATTCACCCAGAGAAAGACTTCCCAGGTGGCCCGTTAGCCGGTGTGGAATTACAAGAAAAACTTGAAAGCCACGCCTTTGAAATGGGCGGGCGTGATTACAGCGCACCGGGTCAATTAGTGGGGGACTTTGTAAAAGGCAAAGCGTCCACACAACTGGGTGAAGTGGAGCCGTCTTACAAACCGGGTATTAAATTAACCGACTTGGCGGATGCGTTACCTAGTTATGCCATTGAAGCCATGCGCGAAGCCTTCCCAGCATTTGGTAAAAAAATCCGCGGCTTTGATCGACCCGACGCCATTTTAACTGGTATAGAAACCCGTACCTCAAGCCCGATTCGCATTACCCGTGATAACGACACCCTGCAAAGTTTAAATACGCGCGGTTTATATCCAGCCGGTGAGGGTGCTGGTTACGCTGGCGGCATTTTATCGGCAGGCGTGGACGGCATTAAAGTGGCCGAAGCGTTAGTGCGCGACATGCTGGCGGATTTGAACGGTGAGCAAAAAGGCGACGTAAAATGA